A window of the Alnus glutinosa chromosome 4, dhAlnGlut1.1, whole genome shotgun sequence genome harbors these coding sequences:
- the LOC133867139 gene encoding UPF0481 protein At3g47200-like has product MPPRKNKSTGSLDGLISKTTKISTDSLDDLEGQISKTSCIYAQIPSEARSCCIYAVPVTLIEINGKKAYTYQPRVVSIGPYHRSEPQVKAMEKHKLKVLSLLLHKKQLHLDVLLESTRPLVAEARKCYSKEMNLESINDDRFLKMIVLDGCFLIELFRKADKQKLFEFNDPLATMAWAVPYIYGDLLLLQNQIPFFVLERLFETSKMPGESDASLSLLALRFFNKVMQRPNQVIESFTFRRNQTVPFHLLDLVRSSFLTPHLEQSKKNEGNTQTCRLIHSISKLRRAGIEVELREADSFLDVKFGKGKLRNGVIQMPNITMDYHMKSFLLNCLAFEQLHNSRTKQFTVYANFLDCLVNTAKDVDYLCDQNIIENYYGKGGDVVLFINKMGKDLAFDDDQFYLSQLFKDVDECYRNKFYVQVVSFKSRYFNTPWAFISALAALYLLVLTFLQTYYTIKPKN; this is encoded by the coding sequence ATGCCTCCCAGGAAAAACAAATCCACGGGCTCGCTAGACGGTCTGATCTCCAAGACCACCAAAATATCGACGGACTCGCTAGATGACTTGGAAGGTCAGATCTCCAAGACTTCTTGCATCTACGCACAGATACCAAGCGAAGCCAGAAGTTGTTGCATCTACGCAGTCCCCGTGACGCTCATCGAGATCAACGGCAAGAAGGCGTATACATACCAGCCCCGGGTGGTCTCCATCGGGCCCTACCACCGCAGCGAGCCTCAAGTGAAGGCGATGGAGAAGCACAAACTGAAGGTCCTGAGCCTTTTACTTCATAAGAAACAATTGCATTTAGATGTGTTATTGGAAAGCACACGCCCACTTGTAGCGGAAGCCAGAAAGTGTTATTCCAAAGAGATGAACCTCGAGTCTATTAATGATGATCGGTTCCTCAAGATGATAGTTCTTGATGGTTGTTTCTTAATAGAGTTGTTTCGAAAGGCTGACAAACAGAAACTGTTCGAGTTCAACGACCCTCTCGCCACGATGGCGTGGGCAGTACCATATATCTACGGTGACCTGCTTCTGCTCCAGAATCAGATCCCTTTTTTTGTTCTAGAAAGGTTGTTTGAAACTTCCAAAATGCCTGGGGAGTCGGATGCTTCCTTGTCCTTGCTCGCTTTACGATTCTTTAACAAAGTAATGCAAAGGCCCAACCAAGTCATAGAGAGCTTCACGTTCCGCCGCAATCAAACAGTACCCTTCCATTTGCTGGACTTGGTTCGGTCAAGTTTTCTCACGCCCCATCTAGAGCAATCAAAGAAGAACGAGGGCAACACACAGACTTGCCGTCTTATTCACAGCATCTCAAAGCTCCGCCGAGCGGGGATTGAGGTCGAACTGAGAGAGGCGGACAGCTTCTTGGACGTGAAATTCGGGAAGGGGAAATTAAGGAACGGTGTGATCCAGATGCCGAATATAACCATGGACTACCACATGAAGTCTTTCTTGTTGAACTGTCTGGCATTCGAGCAGTTGCACAACAGCCGCACCAAGCAGTTCACGGTTTACGCTAATTTCTTGGACTGCCTGGTGAACACCGCCAAAGACGTCGACTACCTTTGCGACCAGAACATCATTGAAAATTACTATGGAAAAGGCGGCGACGTGGTGCTCTTCATCAACAAGATGGGCAAGGACCTGGCGTTTGATGACGATCAGTTTTACCTCTCCCAATTGTTCAAAGATGTGGACGAGTGTTACCGGAATAAATTCTATGTGCAGGTGGTGAGCTTCAAGAGTAGGTATTTTAACACGCCATGGGCATTCATATCGGCATTGGCTGCCCTTTACCTCTTAGTGCTGACGTTTCTGCAGACCTACTACACCATtaaacctaaaaactaa